One Pomacea canaliculata isolate SZHN2017 linkage group LG1, ASM307304v1, whole genome shotgun sequence genomic window, CGTCTgatgaaatatatacatatgtaggTCTCCCAGttacatttgtatatatatatatgctttatattatttttgtgtgtaggGATTgcgagcaaaagaaaaaaaattatgtcttgACTGCCTTGCACAGACAATAGCAAGTTTGATTTGAGACTTCCCGACTAGCGGTGCTTCCAGGTAGACAACCGCTACACCGTGGAGAATTATCGCAACTGAGCAAATTTGTTTCCCCTTACGTTATCATTACGATAACCATATCGTTTATGATCATCATCAAACAGGATATTAACTGAGTAGATTATTTCCTTCAGATCAGGAGTAGCCAACACGGTGTCCGTGGGCACCTGGTCGCCCGCATGTTCCAGGTGTGTCATCCGTGAAGCACGttataaaaatagcaaaaattaacaaagataaataatgttgcaactaaatatataaaatatatatttttatcattaatatttatttcggGAATCAATAACACTAACTTTATTAGAAAGTCTCTTCAGATAggttttaattattaaatattgtcaTCATTGAAGGTGAACTGTAACATTACTAAGGTAAGCAGACGTCACAAAATGACTTGGAGGTGGTGGATGACACATAGATGATCGATGATTGTCGCCATCTCCTAGGCCAATCAGTTCCATGCACGTGTCGTTAGTTATCGCCGTCCCCGGTCCCTGTCTCTACCCGTTCCCACATTTTCATCGAATCATCGGCGATAACTCCTGCCGCTGTAGCAAGATAGACCGTTAGCGAGACTAACTTTactcatgcgtagaaactatggatcttctactgttgctgaatggattatcagacattttcgtggtatttttctaaatcaaaaccaataataaagcttgagttgtatgtgtttagctttttcatgttatttttattcaaatttgaCGTGTAGTTACTCTATAGCAGACGATCTAACaaccactcgcgcagtgatatcaaacaaaaatagtccactgtccacatcacttgcaagctataataatttgaacctaaaagtttcatttgtttctcaactgttaaatttaactttgtagtatttttttcttgtaaggttcagtacattctctttgCCTGCCACGCTTCAACATCGAGTCTTGCTCAAAGGTCTCTCCGCCTTGTAGCAGACGCAACAGAGCGACGTGTGACAACCACGACATCGGTGTTTGAAATCATTTGATGTGGAAGATGAGTATGTCTTCAGTTTCACTGCTAGTGCGTGTGTCACCGTTACTACTTCTTCTGGCGATTATCATTGGAATCATTACAATGCAACCTGATGAAAAGCCCGAGGACGAGTTAGCGGAACACGAGGGGAAAGACTTGAAAACGAATAGAGGGAACAACTTTCAGAAAATAACGTTCACAAAACCCACTCTTACCGAAGAAGATGAACATGGATTTCACATGCCTGCTGCCTTGAAGTGTGATGCCTGCAGAATTATTTCTTACAAAGTGAGGGAATTTTGCCAACTCAAGATTAGCATGCTGCTCACAATTGTTCTCGCTCTGATCAGTTTATCACAATTAAGCATAAccatttttgtacttttttccaGGTTGTTGCAAGCGTGCCccagtatatgtgtgtgttggtcaagattttttgaaaataatggaGGAAACATTTCTCTCTTCATTTTAATATGAGCAGATCTTAACTGAACAGAACTCACCTATACCTTGTAAAGACTTTGC contains:
- the LOC112562828 gene encoding marginal zone B- and B1-cell-specific protein-like isoform X2, whose protein sequence is MWKMSMSSVSLLVRVSPLLLLLAIIIGIITMQPDEKPEDELAEHEGKDLKTNRGNNFQKITFTKPTLTEEDEHGFHMPAALKCDACRIISYKLTDKFEKAQAKFKNPTKHLSESDVISIVETVCDDKFDSYGVKEVDGVKRLSGPGLETADVPGLMQGGGPWSVSHYSPILS